ataataaaaaaaaatatatgatgaattatacagacagaaagagacaAAAGGTTATTGAAATTTATTCACAAATCGATTGCACAATGAGAAATAAATTCTCCACCAGAAAATAAACACTGAAACGGATTAGaataattttaggtttttttattgAAAGACGTGAgggtttttcaaaaaaaaaaaagaaatgaaatgaaagaaaaaaaacgaATCTGAAGAGCTAGATCCCCGAGTTACCAGCACGTTTGTAAGTCCTGACTTCATAGAATACATAACACAGTCCGTGATCATTAACTTTTATTGAACTGGAGTGAAAAGAAAGAAAACCTGAGGTTTATTCCTGCATTTTAGCCCGCTCTGTACAGTATTAATGCTTAGTCATTCTTCTTCTTAGTAATATTATAGTACTGATCTCTGATGGATGGCACATGATTGTCGAACACCAGCAGGCGGGATGAAATAATAAAACACAGATAAAAAACCATATTACACCTCCTTCAATCACAAAGAGCTAGATaagttttcatttacaatatatatatcatgtaaattggaaaaaattaaatgaaatgaaTTTTTCTCTAAATATTATGTACACACCATGTACAACTCTGAATAAATTAATACCAATTTGCATATTTGGGATCCGTCTAGTTTATTTACATGTCTCATAAATATCTCTGGCACGCAGGTAAGTACCAGCCTGGTGATTTGGTGTGGGGTGCAGTCTACCTAGCTTCATACATTGGTCTTGTCTATGTCATTGCTGACTTCGTCTTCACAATCAAAGTAGACAACCTTAATGTCTGATTTCTAGTGTCTCCAATAGTCATATAAAGGAATACATCCTAGCCCCCTCCCCCAATCTCCTCCAGAAAGAAATTTAAGGAATTTCTTGCTCCCCCTTGTCCATCATCGATTCCATTGAGTCTCTGCATTCTTGGGCCATACCAAGCATTGTATTAGGAGCTTCTTCTCCCCCGAAGAATTATTATTATGCCAGTTCTTGAAGTCCCCAAAGGTGTCGGTTTGCCTCCTGGTATTGCAGGAATATATCTAGATATTTATACACGTTGATGAAATAAAAATCTCCTCAAACCTCCCGAATTTGTGGCGGGTTTCAGTGTGTCTTGTACAAGTCCTCCTCTTTTGATCGCTGACCCTTATAAATAAATAGTTATATGTGCTGTACAAAATCCCAGTGCTTTCAGCCCTTGTGGCTCAGGTGACTGACAGAGTGTGCCAGTCACTTGGGGGTCTCTCTGCCGGGGGAGACCTCTCTCTGACTCTCCAGACCACTCACCAGTCTCTGGATATTCTGTAATTCGTTTATGGAATCTTTCATTGAGCTCTTTGGGGACAAGGAACTAGAGTGGGGTCTCTTGTGGACAGGAGTATCTGGGATTGGGCTGGATTCCCGACTACTGCCTGGTTTGGAGCTCTCGGATCCCGGGTTGAGGCTGGCTGGCAATCCTGTGGTCAGCAGGTTGGTACTGGGAGGAATGCCCACCGGGATCTGGTAGGGGCTAAAACGTAGGCGAGGGCGTGTACTACTGAGGAAGGGGTTCCTtggcatggtggtggcagcagcgCTTGTGGCTGGCATAGCTGAGGCGGCAGCGGCAGCAGCTGCCATGTAGGTGTAGGGGTATGGGAAGAGCCCTCCAAATGTGGGCATTGGAATTCCCTGCAGGACAAGAAACAACACTTAATAGATGCAAAAGTTACATCACAACTGCAACAAGAAAGGGTTAATGAAAATGCTAGCACTtaatacacagacacacacacacatatatatatatatatatatatatatatatatatatatatatatatatatatatattatagagaaagagagagagaaactgCAATGACACCGTGGACTTTATCAAACTACAGATACTATGAAACTGACAACTTGATTAGAAATCGCCCACTGACCTATTGGAATAATCTCTTATTAATATTCcgatttttattattactattatgatATGAAATTGCATCTTCCTAAAATCATTTAGTATAAACTTAAGGATAGATTTGATGGTGTGAAGCCAGACAAATATAGAAACAAATACATAAACTTCAGCAGATTTTTTACACGAAGCCGCTTATGTGAGTAAGAAATTTGTGCCAATAAAAGGCAGCGATAATATCGATTACAGATCGGGTGTCAGAGATTTGTCTGGCTGTGGTTGGGAGACCAGCACAATAGTTTACTGGGACTTGCTGAGAAACCGAATCTAACATGAATAGGAGCATTGGGCCCAGCAAGACACCTGAAAACTGGGATCAGGTTAAATCAAGAAGGAAATATAAAGGTTCCAGAAGATTATTTGTCCAGAGCTGAGCTTTATTCTGCTGCAGATCGGGGAGGTGTCACACACAGGTCACAGCAGTTACTACAAGAAGGGTGTCAAAGTCTACTATAGGGGCAACATGACTGGAGCTTATGGAGCTTTCATTACAATACCCACCACTAGAATATGTAGAAAAAGACGTGGCTGCTTACCTGAGAGGCCAGCATGTGCTGGGAGAGGTGGAAAGGGAAAGGTGTAGCTGCTCCAGCGGCCCCCTGCACTGAGGAGAGCCCCCCATTTTCCAGGCCGCTGGCCCCAGTCATGGAGGCTAATAAATGTCCCATGCCCATGGCAGAGAAGGCTCCGGGGGCCATAGTAAATTGTCCTGGGTGGATGAACAAGGGTTGTCCAGCATTCAAGGGGTTAAAGAACTGCTGGCCATGCAGGCCAGAAAGAGCCAAGCTCTGCAGGTGGCTAGCACTGAGTTGTGGGGGGCTGTCAGTCTGTACCATGAGGGGCGCAAAGGTCTCTTTAGTCAGCCCCCCGCATTCTGCCTCCACAGTCTTAGAGTCCTCTTTCCTTCGGCTCTCCAGTTTGTCCTTCTCTAAACTCCGGCCACTGAAGATGCTGCTGTCGCTGTCCTTTCGGCTTTCAGGGGACTCTGTTTTCTTTTCAGGAGTGGCCTTCTCCCTGCCCCTCTCTTCTAACCGGGGGCTACTGGGAGTAGAGGGGGTTCCCCCAGGGCTGCTGTGACCCCTGGCGATCCGGACTTCTCGCCTCTCCAGCTCCTGATCGCTGTCTGCTCCATACTTCTCATCTATAATGCAAAGGACATATGGCTCAGGACTCAGCTCTGACTTTAATGCAATAAACCATTCATTGGAGAATAAAGAAGTAAAGACTAAAATCCCTGCACAGAAACCAGACCAGTCACTTTATGGAACAAGAGtcaaaataaaaggaaaagaatTACTAATAACTTTAGGATTTTATTTACACGGTCAAATTTTCATTCTAAATTATAGGATGCTCCAGCTAAAACCAAGCAGTAGACATAGAGGAAAAAGTTATCTCAGCATTACCATATCCCATAGTACTAGGCAAGATCAAACTAAAGCAAAAGACCCAAATGCTAGAATAGTAGCCAAAAATCTAGACAGTAGATAAAGTGATAAGATAGTAAATACTAGAATGATATCCCCTCATACAATAATACACAATAGTAGAATACATAACAATTCTCGCTTGCAGCTACAAGTGATTTTTCTCTTAGACAGGATTATAAACAATTGGAACAGGTCATTTCCATTTTTTGACTAATACTAACATTTTACTTGTCAAAATGATGAAACCGTCAAAATCAGATTTATTCATTCCTTGCTTTGTAATAGGTgttccatataataataatatttgtaggattataaaaaatatattaaaatttaaAAGAAGGGTAGAAGTAGGGGATCAGCAGTTTAAAATAGTTTGTTTTCTTCAACATACCCCTGTGTTTCCATAAACTACAATGCTTTTCTCACAATTCAGTgttattatatggcatcccagcaacaTATTCCATATACATAGAAGACAAGGCAGTGGTTGTCATTCGTATATACTGATTAGAAGAATCATGTATACAGTGCTATCATATAGACGAGCAGAGAGTCGTGTTCATCATGTCACAATTACCTCTATTACTGCGGCTGATTCTCAGGGGACTGGGCTCTGTACCCAGAGGAGAGTGCATGCCATCCCTGCCCGGGGCAGGATCACACGAGGAGGCGTCAGATTCAGCCCCATCCCTGTCTGCCTTGCACTGCTCCTCATACATCCGCAGGGAGGGCA
This sequence is a window from Leptodactylus fuscus isolate aLepFus1 chromosome 2, aLepFus1.hap2, whole genome shotgun sequence. Protein-coding genes within it:
- the TBX2 gene encoding T-box transcription factor TBX2 codes for the protein MRDPAFPGTAMAYHPFHAPRPADFPMSAFLAATQPSFFPALALPPATLGKPLTDPSLAGAAEAGLHVSALGHHHQAAHLRSLKSLEPEEEVEDDPKVTLEAKELWDQFHKLGTEMVITKSGRRMFPPFKVRVSGLDKKAKYILLMDIVAADDCRYKFHNSRWMVAGKADPEMPKRMYIHPDSPATGEQWMAKPVAFHKLKLTNNISDKHGFTILNSMHKYQPRFHIVRANDILKLPYSTFRTYVFPETDFIAVTAYQNDKITQLKIDNNPFAKGFRDTGNGRREKRKQLTLPSLRMYEEQCKADRDGAESDASSCDPAPGRDGMHSPLGTEPSPLRISRSNRDEKYGADSDQELERREVRIARGHSSPGGTPSTPSSPRLEERGREKATPEKKTESPESRKDSDSSIFSGRSLEKDKLESRRKEDSKTVEAECGGLTKETFAPLMVQTDSPPQLSASHLQSLALSGLHGQQFFNPLNAGQPLFIHPGQFTMAPGAFSAMGMGHLLASMTGASGLENGGLSSVQGAAGAATPFPFHLSQHMLASQGIPMPTFGGLFPYPYTYMAAAAAAASAMPATSAAATTMPRNPFLSSTRPRLRFSPYQIPVGIPPSTNLLTTGLPASLNPGSESSKPGSSRESSPIPDTPVHKRPHSSSLSPKSSMKDSINELQNIQRLVSGLESQREVSPGRETPK